The following are encoded in a window of Pseudomonas sp. St316 genomic DNA:
- a CDS encoding ABC transporter permease, with the protein MAIAVPLNAGTSPTLKQRLKHAERINRWKAQALIAPLVLFLLLVFLVPIVALLFKSVSNPEVVGAMPRTVAAVAAWDGRGLPGEPVYKAASEDLAEARKNQTLGDLSKRLNMELAGYRSLLTKTARALPFASEPASYKEALENLDERWGDPAYWQVIRRNTSNVTPYYLLAAVDHRIDDLGELATATPDQSIYLDIFARTFWMGLVITAICLVLAYPLAYLLANLPSRQSNLLMILVLLPFWTSILVRVAAWIVLLQSGGLINSALMAMGVIDKPLELVFNRTGVYISMVHILLPFMILPIYSVMKGISPTYMRAAISLGCHPFASFWRVYFPQTYAGVGAGCLLVFILAIGYYITPALLGSPNDQMVSYFVAFYTNTSINWGMATALGGLLLLATIVLYLIYSWLVGASRLRLS; encoded by the coding sequence ATGGCCATCGCCGTTCCACTGAACGCGGGCACCAGCCCCACCCTCAAGCAACGGCTCAAGCACGCCGAGCGGATCAACCGCTGGAAGGCCCAGGCCTTGATCGCGCCGCTGGTGCTGTTTCTGTTGCTGGTGTTCCTGGTGCCGATCGTGGCGCTGCTGTTCAAAAGCGTCAGCAACCCGGAAGTGGTGGGCGCGATGCCGCGTACTGTCGCCGCCGTCGCTGCCTGGGACGGACGTGGTTTGCCGGGCGAGCCAGTGTACAAGGCTGCCAGCGAAGACCTGGCCGAAGCCCGCAAGAATCAGACCCTGGGCGACTTGTCCAAGCGCCTGAACATGGAACTGGCCGGCTATCGCAGCCTGCTGACCAAGACCGCTCGGGCGTTGCCGTTTGCCAGCGAGCCGGCTTCCTATAAAGAAGCCTTGGAAAACCTCGATGAGCGTTGGGGCGACCCGGCGTACTGGCAGGTGATCCGCCGCAACACCAGCAACGTCACCCCGTATTACCTGCTGGCGGCCGTCGATCACCGCATCGATGACCTCGGCGAACTGGCCACGGCCACCCCTGACCAGTCGATCTACCTCGACATCTTTGCCCGGACCTTCTGGATGGGCCTGGTGATCACCGCGATCTGCCTGGTGCTGGCCTATCCGTTGGCCTACCTGCTGGCGAACCTGCCTTCGCGCCAGAGCAACCTGCTGATGATCCTGGTGCTGCTGCCGTTCTGGACCTCGATCCTGGTGCGGGTGGCGGCGTGGATCGTGCTGCTGCAATCGGGCGGCTTGATCAATAGCGCCCTGATGGCCATGGGCGTCATCGATAAACCCCTGGAGCTGGTGTTCAATCGCACCGGTGTCTACATCTCCATGGTCCATATCCTGCTGCCGTTCATGATCCTGCCGATCTACAGCGTGATGAAGGGTATTTCGCCCACCTACATGCGTGCGGCGATTTCCCTGGGCTGTCATCCGTTCGCCAGTTTCTGGCGGGTGTACTTCCCGCAGACCTATGCCGGTGTCGGTGCCGGTTGCCTGTTGGTGTTCATCCTTGCCATCGGCTACTACATCACGCCGGCGCTGCTGGGCAGCCCGAACGATCAGATGGTCAGCTACTTCGTCGCGTTCTACACCAACACCAGCATCAACTGGGGCATGGCCACGGCGCTCGGCGGGCTGCTGTTGCTGGCGACCATCGTGCTTTATCTGATTTACAGCTGGCTGGTGGGCGCCAGTCGCCTGCGCCTGAGCTAA
- a CDS encoding iron-containing alcohol dehydrogenase has translation MSLSSFKIAHKLITGAAAIEQLAAELTRLDVDNPLIVTDAALVKSGTVELALQHLGGRDYEIFDRVMPDPEIAIVEDCMQAYRDGGHDGLIGLGGGSAIDIAKCVGVYAGYHGELQDMFGVDQVPRKGPPMIAIPTTAGTGSEVTNVAILSDKAAQLKKGIVSDYLLPDVALVSPQMTLTCPRSVTAASGVDALVHAIEAYLSLNASPITDALAIGAIKLITPALPKAYANPSHLQAREDMATASLMAGMAFGNAGVGAVHALAYPLGGRFHISHGVANALLLPYVMAWNKMACVERMRDIAEAMGLKTAHLSDLEAADEAVEAMVALCAAVQIPNGLSSLGVTADVIPAMAMEAAGIERLMRNNPRQLSAADIEKIYRAAY, from the coding sequence ATGAGTCTTTCCTCATTCAAGATCGCCCATAAACTGATCACCGGTGCCGCTGCCATCGAGCAACTGGCCGCGGAATTGACGCGTCTGGACGTCGACAACCCGCTGATCGTGACCGATGCGGCGTTGGTCAAGTCCGGCACCGTGGAACTGGCCCTGCAACATCTGGGCGGACGGGACTACGAGATTTTCGACCGGGTCATGCCGGACCCGGAAATCGCCATTGTCGAAGACTGCATGCAAGCCTATCGCGACGGTGGTCACGACGGCCTGATCGGTCTCGGCGGCGGCAGTGCCATCGACATCGCCAAGTGCGTGGGGGTCTATGCCGGTTATCACGGCGAGCTGCAAGACATGTTCGGTGTCGATCAGGTACCGCGCAAAGGCCCGCCCATGATTGCCATCCCCACCACGGCGGGTACCGGTTCGGAAGTCACCAACGTGGCGATCCTCTCCGACAAGGCCGCACAGCTGAAAAAAGGCATCGTCAGCGATTACCTGTTGCCGGACGTGGCGCTGGTCAGTCCGCAGATGACCCTCACCTGCCCGCGTAGCGTAACGGCTGCCAGTGGTGTCGATGCGCTGGTACATGCCATCGAGGCCTACCTGTCGCTCAATGCTTCGCCAATTACCGATGCGCTGGCCATCGGCGCAATCAAGCTGATAACCCCTGCGCTGCCCAAGGCCTATGCCAACCCGTCTCATCTGCAGGCCCGTGAGGACATGGCCACGGCCAGCCTGATGGCCGGCATGGCATTCGGCAATGCCGGCGTCGGGGCCGTGCACGCGCTGGCCTATCCGTTGGGCGGGCGTTTCCACATATCCCACGGCGTTGCCAATGCGCTGTTGCTGCCCTATGTCATGGCGTGGAACAAGATGGCCTGTGTCGAGCGCATGCGCGACATCGCCGAGGCCATGGGCCTCAAGACCGCCCACCTGAGCGATCTTGAGGCTGCCGACGAAGCCGTGGAGGCGATGGTGGCATTGTGCGCCGCGGTGCAAATCCCTAATGGCCTGAGTAGCCTGGGCGTGACCGCGGATGTTATCCCTGCCATGGCGATGGAGGCTGCCGGGATCGAGCGTTTGATGCGCAACAATCCGCGCCAACTGAGCGCCGCCGATATCGAGAAGATCTACCGCGCGGCGTATTGA
- a CDS encoding ABC transporter permease, producing the protein MVSPYMSPVERVWFYCLRTLCGLILLFLILPVLVIIPLSFNSGSFLVYPLQGFSLQWYHDFFASAEWMRALKNSIIVAPAATLLAMVFGTLAAIGLTRGDFPGKALVMALVISPMVVPVVIIGVASYLFFAPLGMGNSFFSLIVVHAVLGVPFVIITVSATLQGFNHNLVRAAASLGASPLTAFRRVTLPLIAPGVISGALFAFATSFDEVVVTLFLAGPEQATLPRQMFSGIRENLSPTIAAAATLLIAFSVILLLTLEWLRGRSEKLRTTQV; encoded by the coding sequence ATGGTGAGTCCTTACATGTCCCCCGTCGAGCGGGTGTGGTTCTACTGCTTGCGCACACTCTGCGGGCTGATTCTGTTGTTCCTGATCCTGCCGGTGCTGGTGATCATTCCACTGTCGTTCAACTCCGGCAGTTTCCTGGTGTACCCACTGCAAGGCTTTTCACTGCAGTGGTACCACGATTTCTTCGCCTCGGCCGAATGGATGCGAGCGCTGAAGAACAGCATCATCGTGGCCCCGGCGGCGACGTTGCTGGCGATGGTCTTCGGTACGCTCGCGGCCATCGGCCTGACCCGTGGCGACTTCCCAGGCAAGGCGTTGGTGATGGCCCTGGTGATTTCGCCCATGGTGGTGCCGGTGGTGATTATTGGCGTGGCCAGCTACCTGTTTTTCGCACCGCTGGGGATGGGCAACAGCTTCTTCTCGTTGATCGTGGTCCACGCCGTGCTGGGTGTACCGTTCGTGATCATCACGGTGTCGGCGACCCTGCAGGGGTTCAACCACAACCTGGTTCGGGCAGCCGCCAGCCTTGGGGCTTCGCCACTGACGGCGTTTCGTCGGGTGACCCTGCCGTTGATCGCCCCGGGCGTGATCTCCGGTGCACTGTTCGCCTTCGCGACGTCGTTCGATGAAGTGGTGGTGACCCTGTTCCTGGCCGGCCCCGAGCAGGCAACCTTGCCTCGGCAGATGTTCAGCGGCATCCGCGAAAACCTCAGCCCCACCATCGCGGCGGCGGCGACGTTGTTGATCGCCTTCTCGGTGATCCTGTTGCTGACTCTGGAGTGGTTGCGTGGGCGCAGCGAGAAGCTGCGTACTACTCAAGTCTGA
- a CDS encoding ABC transporter substrate-binding protein, with product MLRSLKFTALTLGMMGAASAMAAGPDLTVVSFGGANKAAQVKAFYAPWETAGNGKIVAGEYNGEMAKVKAMVDTKSVSWDLVEVESPELSRGCDEDMFEQLDPALFGKAEDYVKGAIQPCGVGFFVWSTVLAYNADKLKTAPTSWADFWDTKQFPGKRGLRKGAKYTLEFALMADGVAPKDVYKVLAGKDGQDRAFKKLDELKPNIQWWEAGAQPPQYLASGDVVMSSAYNGRIAAVQKESNLKVVWNGGIYDFDAWAIPRGLDKTRAEAAKKFIAFSVAPQQQKTYSENIAYGPANTQAVPLLAKDVLKDMPTTPENIANQVQIDVSFWADNGEQLEQRFNSWAAK from the coding sequence ATGTTGAGATCCCTGAAGTTCACAGCCCTGACACTGGGCATGATGGGTGCGGCTAGCGCGATGGCGGCGGGCCCGGACCTGACCGTGGTGTCTTTCGGTGGGGCGAACAAGGCGGCTCAGGTCAAAGCCTTCTACGCACCGTGGGAAACGGCCGGCAATGGCAAGATCGTGGCTGGCGAGTACAACGGCGAAATGGCCAAGGTCAAGGCCATGGTCGACACCAAGAGCGTTTCCTGGGATTTGGTGGAAGTCGAGTCCCCGGAATTGTCCCGTGGTTGTGACGAAGACATGTTCGAGCAACTCGATCCGGCCCTGTTCGGCAAGGCCGAAGACTACGTCAAGGGTGCTATCCAGCCGTGCGGCGTAGGCTTCTTCGTGTGGTCGACCGTGCTGGCCTACAACGCCGACAAACTGAAGACCGCGCCGACCAGTTGGGCCGACTTCTGGGACACCAAGCAATTCCCGGGCAAACGCGGCCTGCGCAAGGGCGCCAAGTACACCTTGGAATTCGCCCTGATGGCCGATGGCGTAGCGCCGAAAGACGTCTACAAAGTGCTGGCCGGCAAAGATGGCCAGGACCGTGCGTTCAAGAAGCTCGATGAGCTCAAGCCGAATATCCAGTGGTGGGAAGCTGGCGCCCAGCCACCTCAGTACCTGGCTTCCGGTGACGTGGTCATGAGCTCGGCCTACAACGGCCGGATCGCCGCGGTACAGAAAGAAAGCAACCTGAAAGTGGTATGGAACGGCGGCATCTACGACTTCGACGCCTGGGCCATCCCACGTGGCCTGGACAAGACCCGCGCCGAAGCTGCGAAGAAATTCATCGCCTTCTCGGTGGCGCCGCAGCAGCAGAAGACCTACTCGGAAAACATCGCCTACGGTCCGGCCAATACCCAGGCTGTACCGTTGCTGGCCAAGGATGTCCTGAAGGACATGCCGACCACCCCGGAAAACATCGCCAACCAAGTGCAGATCGACGTCAGCTTCTGGGCTGACAACGGTGAGCAACTGGAGCAGCGCTTCAACTCCTGGGCGGCCAAGTAA
- the rpe gene encoding ribulose-phosphate 3-epimerase: protein MQPFAIAPSILSADFARLGEEVDNVLAAGADIVHFDVMDNHYVPNLTIGPMVCAALRKYGVTAPIDAHLMVSPVDRIVGDFIEAGATYITFHPEATLHIDRSLQLIREGGCKAGLVFNPATPLDVLKYVMDKVDMILLMSVNPGFGGQKFIPGTLDKLREARALIDASGRDIRLEIDGGVNVNNIREIAAAGADTFVAGSAIFNAPDYKEVIAKMRAELALARP from the coding sequence ATGCAGCCCTTCGCTATTGCTCCGTCGATTCTCTCCGCTGACTTCGCCCGCCTGGGCGAGGAAGTGGACAACGTTCTGGCCGCCGGGGCCGACATCGTGCACTTCGATGTCATGGACAACCACTACGTGCCCAACCTGACCATTGGCCCGATGGTCTGCGCGGCGCTGCGCAAGTACGGTGTCACCGCGCCGATCGACGCGCACCTGATGGTCAGCCCGGTGGACCGCATCGTCGGCGACTTCATTGAAGCCGGCGCCACCTACATCACTTTCCACCCGGAAGCCACGCTGCACATCGACCGTTCCCTGCAGTTGATCCGTGAAGGAGGTTGCAAGGCAGGCCTGGTGTTCAACCCCGCCACGCCCCTGGACGTGCTCAAGTACGTGATGGACAAGGTCGACATGATCCTGCTCATGAGCGTCAACCCGGGTTTTGGTGGGCAGAAATTCATCCCGGGCACGCTCGACAAGCTGCGCGAAGCCCGTGCGCTGATCGACGCCTCGGGTCGTGATATCCGCCTGGAAATCGACGGTGGCGTGAACGTGAACAACATCCGTGAAATCGCCGCGGCCGGCGCCGATACGTTCGTCGCGGGTTCGGCGATCTTCAACGCGCCGGATTACAAAGAGGTGATCGCAAAAATGCGCGCCGAACTGGCCCTGGCGCGCCCATGA